From a single Nostoc sp. MS1 genomic region:
- the ftsY gene encoding signal recognition particle-docking protein FtsY: protein MVFNWFRRQQDDSAQTPPETKEQETPQVTESQPEPAATVPDSTTDLLAFAKAAYKNIQEKQKPQEVESQPESATTEQEITATAEVENIPELLDTTVTEVTENIENPEVEAVTEEIHEVTATTPQEVETEPEIVESVAAAEATPQPSLSFLERAAAEREARQERLIASAIEIPEPEVVQPAATTQETAPEIEGITFDEGFVWSAEVLAAQGRRAEDISIEEITWLKKLRQGLDKTRRNILNQLKAIVGQGPLNQAAVAEIESLLLQADVGVEATDHIIGSLQKKLREEVTPPDAAIAYLKQILRDMLDAPLKTSHKASFAPDKDSLNIWLITGVNGAGKTTTIGKLSHLANRSGYRCLIGAADTFRAAAVEQVKVWGQRSGVEVIANPGKNTDPAAVVFDAIAAAQSRNTELLLVDTAGRLQNKKNLMDELSKIRRIIDKKAPDAKIESLLVLDATLGQNGLRQAEIFSQAAQLSGVVLTKLDGTAKGGVALAVVQQLGLPIRFIGAGEGIEDLRPFSSYEFVEALLSG from the coding sequence CCGTCGTCAACAAGACGATTCCGCGCAAACTCCCCCGGAGACAAAAGAACAAGAAACACCCCAGGTAACAGAATCTCAGCCAGAGCCAGCCGCTACTGTACCAGACTCAACAACGGATTTGTTGGCGTTTGCAAAAGCGGCTTACAAAAATATTCAAGAAAAACAAAAACCTCAAGAAGTAGAATCTCAACCTGAATCAGCAACTACTGAACAAGAAATAACGGCAACTGCTGAGGTAGAGAATATACCAGAATTATTAGATACTACTGTTACTGAGGTAACAGAAAATATTGAAAATCCAGAAGTGGAAGCAGTTACTGAAGAAATACATGAAGTAACAGCGACTACACCACAAGAAGTAGAAACTGAGCCAGAAATAGTAGAGTCTGTAGCGGCAGCAGAAGCAACGCCACAGCCTTCATTATCCTTCCTAGAACGAGCAGCCGCAGAAAGAGAAGCTAGGCAAGAAAGACTTATCGCCAGTGCTATCGAAATACCAGAACCCGAAGTAGTACAGCCAGCCGCTACCACACAGGAAACAGCCCCAGAAATTGAGGGTATAACTTTTGATGAAGGGTTTGTTTGGTCGGCAGAAGTATTGGCTGCGCAGGGTAGACGGGCAGAAGATATATCTATTGAAGAAATTACTTGGCTAAAGAAACTACGTCAAGGATTAGATAAAACCCGCCGGAATATCCTTAACCAACTTAAGGCAATTGTTGGACAGGGGCCTCTCAACCAAGCGGCTGTAGCGGAAATTGAATCTTTACTCTTGCAAGCCGATGTGGGTGTAGAAGCAACGGATCATATTATTGGTTCCCTCCAGAAAAAACTAAGGGAAGAAGTCACACCACCAGACGCAGCGATCGCTTACTTAAAACAAATTTTGCGGGACATGCTGGATGCACCCCTCAAAACAAGCCACAAAGCCAGTTTTGCCCCAGACAAAGACAGCTTAAATATTTGGTTAATTACCGGAGTCAATGGTGCGGGTAAAACGACCACCATCGGCAAACTATCACACCTAGCAAACAGATCAGGTTATCGTTGCTTGATTGGTGCAGCCGATACCTTCCGGGCGGCGGCTGTAGAACAAGTTAAAGTTTGGGGTCAAAGAAGTGGTGTAGAAGTAATCGCCAATCCCGGAAAAAACACAGACCCAGCAGCCGTAGTCTTTGATGCGATCGCCGCAGCTCAATCACGCAACACCGAATTATTACTAGTAGATACAGCCGGGCGATTGCAGAACAAGAAAAACTTGATGGATGAACTGAGTAAAATCCGCAGAATCATCGATAAAAAAGCCCCTGATGCCAAAATAGAGTCGCTTTTGGTTTTAGATGCTACCCTTGGTCAAAACGGATTACGACAAGCAGAAATCTTCTCTCAAGCTGCCCAACTGAGCGGCGTAGTATTAACCAAGCTAGATGGTACAGCCAAAGGCGGTGTTGCCCTAGCAGTAGTGCAGCAACTTGGCCTACCCATCCGCTTTATTGGCGCTGGTGAAGGTATTGAAGATTTACGCCCCTTTTCTAGCTACGAGTTTGTTGAAGCTCTTTTGAGTGGCTGA